ctccattctctatgccctaacttttgcctgaaatgtccttttggattttcatcttaGCGGACTTACTccaacttttgcctaagcgaccctttcgggttttccacctagcaagcttttttgttttttttttttgaaattagacaattgtcaaggcattcatatcaagcacctatcttgGCATACtcagaagacatagattaaatcaaaacaatgcagttcaattaattaatcatttaatatatctctcaagacacaaacattcgcgatcataattaaataaaatccattcctagttaatgcaaGAAAAACTCTTTATTTATTcaagtacaccattactccctcttacatttagttttgccaaatttctaacatTCCAAAGTtaaaaataagctttataacctgctaaatgaccttttcaggttttccatccagatcttctctcatctctccttttgcctagaccgcctttcaCAGGTTTTCaatctacccttttttttttacccTTACTTTGGCCTAGACCATCTTTTGtaagttttcagcctagcgggcctatctcacacaaagtaccatttgagcctgtttaagttgactggttcttataattcattcccatccaggtctgatattcttacagcacctcctggcaagatctttttgactatgtatgaaccatcccagtttggcttaaactttcctcttggatcaaaagggatgggccgagcttgtttcaaaactatgtctccctctttgatctttcctggcttcaccttcttattaaaggcccttgctatcttcctctgataagcctgcatatgatacaaggctcgcaccctcttctcatcaatcaaagctagttcttcatatcttttcTGGGCCCATTCATTTTTCGGGATCTTAGCTTTTAgtatcactctcaaggatttgacctctagctCAATGGGTAGCACTACTTCAGTCCcaaacactaaagagaatggggttgcccctgtggatgttcttgtagtagtgcgataaccccaaaaagcataagggagtttctcaggccaatccttataggttTCAACCATTTTTCTCAGAATGGTTTTCACATTCTTATTTGTTGCTTCTATTGCTCCATTAGTCTATGGCCTGTATGGTGAGAACTTGTgatgcttaatcttgaattcggtaattaattctaagaaatcacctTTGAACTAGCTGCCGTTATCTGATACTATCTCATGTGGTACCCCAAACCTGTAGATCAAGTTCTTTCGCACAAACTTACTTATCTGCTTAGCCCCTACTACTTTATAAGATTCAGCTTCAACCCACTTGGTGAAATAGTCAATTGCCACAATgataaatctatggccattagaaGCCATGAAAGAAATCTTCCCAATAATGTCTATGCCCCATATTGAGAATGGCCATGATGAAGTCATACTGTAGAGTTCAATGGATGGTAGGTGATTCAAATTCCCATGGATTTGGCACTCATGGCATCTTTTCATAAATTTAGCACAGTCAGTATCCATGGTAGACCAATAATAGCCCAATCTTAAAATTTTGCTCACTAATGCCCTTTCGTTCATGTGAGGACCACACACTCCTGCATGTACTTCCTCCATTATCTGTTCAGACTACTTTTTTATCACACAAGAGCAATAGTCCTTCAAAGAATCTTTTATAGAGTTGCCCCTCAGCCAAAGTgaactgagtggctaatctacgGATTGTAGCTCTATCCCTATTATTAGCTGACTGTGGGTATTCTCTTACTTCTAAATATCTTTTTATGTCCTCATACCATTTCATCTCATCTTTTAGATCTAAATGTGCTATTATTAACCCTTCATAGCATGGGATTCTACTCCTCATCAGGATAACTGGCTGGGTCAGCTTCTGATCGCTCTTCTCCCATAAGGATGCCAACATGGCTAGAGCATCAGCCATCTGGTTCTGAGTTCTAGGCATGTGCTTCACAGTCACTTCCTCAAAGCTAAATAGTAGTTTCTTAGCATACTCTAGGCATggcctcaacttttcttctttcaattcccCTTCACCTTTAACATGGGAAACCACTAGCATTGAATCTCCGAACACCTCCACTTTTTTAGCCCCAACAGCTATTAATGCCTCTAGGCCACAAATGCAAGCCTCATATTTTGCAATATTATTAGTGGCTGGGAAACATAGCCTTTTTGACATTAACAATTGTTCTCTATTTATTTCTTCCAAAACTACCCCTATACTGGCTTCTCTCTTATTCATGGCCCCATCAAAGTACATTTTCCATGGCTGGACCTCTAATAGCTTGAGACTCTCATCCAGGAAGGCTCTTTCGACTTCTTCCTCCTCATTAACTGGATTTTCAAAAAGAAATTCGGCCACTACACGCCCTTTGATGGTTTTTCGAGTCTCATACACAATATCAAATTCAGACAGTAGGATCAACCATTTGGCCAATTTTCCAACTAGCACCGATACTTCAAGTAGGTACTTTAAAGGATCCATCTGGGATACTACAATAACTCAATGGGTCTAAAAGTAGTACTTTAACTTCTTAATTGCCCGCACTACAGCCAGACAGGTTCTTTCTATTAGTGAATAATTCTCCTCATAAGCAAGGAGTTTCTTACTGATGTAACAGATGGCTCTCTCCAGATTCTCTACTTCTTGTGCCAACATTGCCCCCAAGGCCATGTTTTCCACTGATAGGTAGAAGATTAGAGGGATGCTAGGGATGGGTGGTGACAAAATTGGTGGATTGCTCAGGTACTGCTTTATCTTTTCAAACGCCTCTTGACATTGCTCATTCCACACCACTGGCTGATTCTTTCTTAATAGCTTAAAAATTGGTTTATAAGTAGTTTTGAGCCTAGTTATGAACctactgatgtactgtaattttcCTAAGAAACCTCTAATCTCTTTTTCTGTTCTCGGGGCTGGCATCTCCTGGATTGCCTTCACCTTATCTGGGTCAACCTCGATCCCTTTCCTGTTGATCATATGCCCTAACATTTTGCCTGAAGtgaccccaaacacacacttgctagggttcagtctcaatttatacttgatgaccctctgaaagaacttctctaatgcctcaaaatgtctctccctagttggggattttactaccatgtcatctacatatacttCAACTTTttttgtgcatcatgtcatgaaacAACATAGTAGCCATTCTCTGATAAGTTGCACTAGCAttttttagcccaaaaggcatgaccttatAACAATAAGTCTCCCATTCAGTGATAAAAGCTGTCTTTGCTTTATCTATCAAATCCATAAGGATCTGATTATATCCCGAAAAACCATCCATGAAAGAGTACATGGCCATACAAGCAGCACTGTCAACAAGCACATTGATGTGAGGTAATGGGAAATCATCCTTAGGAGTAGCCTTATTCAGGTCCCTATAATCTACACACATCCGAACTCGTCCATCCTTCTTGGGGACTGGCACAATATTGGCTAACCACTCGGGATACTCAATTACTTTAATGAAATCAGCCTCAATGAGCTTTTTCACCTCTTGagctatcttttcttcccattctggCCTAAGTCAATGCTTCTTTTGTTTTACTGGCCTCATGTTAGGGTCTGTGGGGATCTTGTGCTATATTTATGTCTCGATCAATTCTCGGCATATCTTTATAAGACCAGGcaaatgcttcttggtactttattaataaggttataaatttatctctttctttttgggttaaatcttcggcTAACTTAATATCTTTAGGATcatctggtgtacccaaattaatagagattgattttaatgcattaacagaaatagattctaaatgattatgaatgctatgcgtgtagccattaggatgaacatcaaacaagtaagcaaaaggaccagtcatattattaatttttgcctcaaaatcaTCATCAAGTACATTAGAAATAAAaatatcagtatcactactgtgagcaatacaaaagatagactcaaacTTAGGGATGTAGGTCCAAGTGCTTGGCTTCCATACAGACCTTAACTTGATGGCACTGACCTCCTGTTCTAATTCCTCAACATGCGGCAGCTCTTGGTTATCAGTCCATGCAATTGCGCCCTCCCTGATGAACTTGGTGGGCTTGAGTCCCTCTTCATCTTTAGTTGGCTGATAGCCTAGCCCATATCTAGTGATCTGCCTCTTTATTTCTAGAAAAGTCATTAAGCCATTAGCTCGTTTTCCCAGACCAATGCTAGGAAAaaacttcatctctttcatcatagTGGCCACCCTAGGGTCCATCCAGTCTTCATAAATCCCAGCAACTTGGAAACCAGACAATAGTGGTACTGAACCATCCACTTGCATCATAGCTACTTCCCTATCTCTTTCAGCATTGATGGTGATTATACCATCTTGGTGCAGGATCTTAATCTTTTGGTGGAGTGTAGAGGGGACTCCACCTAAGGGATGGAACCAGATTCTAACAACAGTAAGGAGAATGTCATGGGGATGTCTAACACAGTGAACTCAACTTCGGTTTCTACAAGCCCCAACTTAACCATAATCTTGAATACCCCTATCACGCTTCTCTTTGAATCATCATAGGCCCTGATAACTAGATCAGAACCAGTTAGTTCAGACAGAAAAATTCCTAGTTTTGGCAGAATCTTCAGAGGGCATACGTTAATGGCTGACCCATCATCTATCATCACACAAGGCACTTTCCACCCTCTAACCTCGGTAGTCACAAACAGAGCCCTGCTATGGTTTTTCTCCTCAGCTGGGAGATCATGATAAGAGAAAGTAATATGACCCCCATCTTTTATAAGCACAACTTTGGCAATCTCTTCTGGAGTTATCTCCGTGGAGACCTTGAGTACACTCAGGGCCTTGGTTAGTGCGGTTTTGTGTTTTTCTGATACCAATAGCAATTCCTAGACCATTACGCTAGCCTGAGTCCTTTTCAATTGCCTAAGGAACTGATCATCCTCTTCATCTATGTCCTCTTCAGCCAATACCTTGGCTTTCCCTCTCACATCATCCTTCTCCATGGGTGGATTAGGATAATATCTACCACTCTTAGTCACGTGGCTCACCCTACTCTTTTCCTCTCAGTTGGAGTCAACCCAAACATCTAACAAACTTTCCTCATCACTAGAACTATCCCAAATATCAATTGTCATTACAGATCGAGGTTCATTAAGCTTTTGGACAGGTTGGATAAGGTTGAAAATTTGGCCAGGGTCAATTGAAGTGGTAGAAATCATGTAAAGTCCTGGTAGGGGTGGAACATTATGGTTGGGTAttgggttggttttctgggtCAGTTATTTTCTTAGCATCGATCAAGTCCTGAACTTCATGTTTTAGTCGAAAACATCTATCAGTGCCATGGCCATGAGTTTGATGGAATTGGCAGTATAGGTTAGCATTGTAATTGGGTGGCAGTGGGTTTGGTGTCGGTCTAGGTGCTAAGGGTTGGAGGAGACCCCGAGCTTTAGTCGCTCAAAGACTTTAGATAGGGGTTGGTTAAATTGAGAGAACTTTCTAGGGGTGCGAGACACGGTTTGAAACTTAATAACTTTGTTTTCCCCAGTAATGTTGCCAACTGACTAGTATTCTCCCCTCTTGGGCTGATAACTCTTCCTTTCATTGTTCAATTCATCCTCCACTAATACCCCAGCATCATATAGCTGTTCAAAGGTAGCCAAGGGATAATAAAAAAGTTTCTCATAATAACTAGGCTGTAGACTTTTCACTACCAATCGCACCTGATCCTTTTCAGTAGGCCTATTGGTCATCTTCATGGCCTTTTTCCTCCATCTCAATAGATACTCTGAAAAGGTTTCATTTGGTTTTTGCCTAGTAGTCTCTAAGTCTCTCAGGGTAACATCTAAAGCTGTATTATAGGAGTATTGTTGCATAAATCTCCTAACTAGCTCCTCCCAATCTTTTCTCACAGTGGCTTCTAGCCCATGATACCATGAAGATGCAACCCCTTCTAGTGACATAGAAAAGAACTGAGTGACTTGGTTCTTAGTCAAACCAGTTGTTCTCGTGACTATCAGATAAGACCTGAGGTGGGTTTTTAGGTCACCAGTACCATCGAATTTAGGCAAATCAGGCATCTTGAAATTTTTGGGTAGATTTCCATCCATCTGAATGTCAAAGTCATCTACATCTAACAGCCCCATTCCAGTAAACTCAACTTGCTTTTTCACACTGGCCTAAAGTTTTTCTATCATCCCAGTAACAACTCTGATCTCCTCACTTgtccccttttctttctttttggcctTGTCTTAGAGATAATCCTCTTCATCCCAAAGGTCATCAAAGGTCTTCTTTTTACCAGTCTCTTCTTCGGGCCTTTTCACTTGAATGTCACTAGGCCCACCCTTCTCTAGCTTCTTCTCAAAGTTGGCCATGATTTTTCCTTCAAGCTTagccatcttggcattcaaagctTCCTCAAGCATCTGTCTGAACATGACCTTAGTGTCTTCCATTTTAGCTTGTGCAGGTGTGACTCTTACTAATCTCTTTCCCTccttaacccaagtgacctggttAGAAGTCTTTTCGATGTGTTCTAAAGCTATGTTTActacaagagaaaaaaaattacaaggttttaacatcttatgctatgtacaaatgcaatgcatgaatgcatgaatatgcactttcatttttacctttgcctttacaaaaccaaaaccgaaccgtACTAATAGGACTAAAACTGAACCAAAATCAAATTGTATAAACCGAACTAAGATTGGACCAAAGACTGAATAAAAAACCGAAAAGAATGTCTCTAGAACTGAATCtttgcccccttataccttcaactctcacgtgtaaGGTAGGAAAAATtttctatcctaggctacggtattgtaacaccctccctgtagcaactctgtgcattctactgtttcggtgaccggtgttggtccggacagctagaacgtctggaagaatatttaaactaaagtgaggaaccataattaactcaaatattaataagaaaaatttagaaaaaattttagaaataaaatacaaccaagttaaatgagccggtgccctagcgataggtaacctggtgggaagttacggttctcgcaactaggagccctagaccagggggaaaattcataaaataatttttgaaactccagagaagggttattgaggttcctatggcattataatgccaagaaaatgcttagaaaaatttttcaatcggtacagacatttttggtttgttaagccaaacggagggcattttggccatttcgccttcagaggtaatttttggctgacttgtccagttaagtaaataattattatcacataaaatgtgaataaatattgctaaaaattaaattaaaattaagcagacaagaaaaggaaagaaaatgtaagaaattaaaattatgacatcaccatgatgtcattaaacacttaccaccaattacaattaatcaagcccatttaaaataaataaaatgagataagaatacagcaaaaaaaaaaaaaaaaaaactcagcagccatcaccttcacccAAACCAGCCGCCCCATACCCATTCCATTGTCCTCCATTGCCAAGTTTTCAAAGCTTggtttccttgatttttcttccactaaaccctaaattcccaacacaaaaacttgatagTTCATCTTAGTGaggcttttgggagcaaaaagaagtgaaaaagaagagcTCTTGCAAGATTGGAATTAACTCCactcaaggttagtgaccaaacttcatGTTTCTCTTTAGTTTCATGTTGAGGAAGTGAGATTAAGTAGAAATCTATAAGAAAATTGCATAAATATTATGGGTATACCTCCCtaaaaattttggtagccttGTACTTGGTAGGGTTATGAAGTTTTCATTGAGGTAAAATGGTATCATGGTTGCCTTCAATATTAACTtcatgattaggataatgaaatCCAAGTTAAATGCGTGATTTGagatggtagagttagggtttgggtatgaaattgagactttattcatgtgttagtgaataaaagtttaaatggttaattagtgaccatttagctgtgtatgatgagaaaatgaagtgagttgtggcttggcatttgagtttgggtgagctgccttggctgacctgtaggactgattgtgagtctagcaggtttaggcagctataaatggagttgtagaggttcaattggtgcaaggccaattgaacatgaaattagacacataatggcacaactttggtgaagaaaccctgcccagaaaaccaaatcaagttgacttaaaaattatcctaatctgggtgacttgcattcagcctaggcaaaatgaccaaatgaatagtatttattcatttagtcataactcagtgtagaaaggtccaattgaactgaaattttaccagcagaaagctgagatatagacctacaacttttgttaagaacacaaatccaaattctgaccataacctagtcaaattgccaaacttaggttaccaaatctagcagaaccagttttgactagaattttggattctgtccaatccggccagttatgatttttaggccataacttgagctacaaactccaaatggagtgattcaaaaaaggaaatgtaactggacacaataaggaacaactttcatgaagataattttgccaaattcctactgtacaaatgactaatggaataataaacttaatgcttgaattctgaaaattgtgaataactaacactaagcttagaaatggtattgataaccaataccaacaattttagaatgcaaaatgtggtatgttgggaatattagaaccaatgtacctattgtctatgcaaaagttaacattttagttgactaatgaaatgaatagtaacacttaaacttcaattttaagaattgtgaaatttaaaagtgtaacataccctagtacacctagcaagattgatttggatagattggcatgccaatagggttcagttagcagtactgcacatagcattattccattctgtgatttcatggcttttagccattctgacattgtgttgagacttggccttgtgcctaatgttattacagcttattagctgttttgttgcacaccgggagacacatatgtgactgacggtgtgacggcccaaggtacttgatacccagtgccagtttacccgtatatccagtccagtcgtccagtataggttacttgggtaaccaaatatgaaagtggataaatttaatgaaattatgaatataataagtacataataaataagactacaaataattatagataaattatctgcataagacatcagaacatgcactgcatatttattttctgttatttctttttattctattagtagcaccactaagcattattgcttagcgcgttgctttttgccatgcagaggttctggagagaccgatagagagcccagtagaccacagactgggtgagaccatctgcagctctgcatagtgtccgtgtcacttcACTGACgtaagtgcattggtaggacactaggtttcattttgggtattttgtaattaacttttattttctcatatgtaattgaaacttatgtaatgtattttggtattaatgtaaatagtggaaattgtgtttatgaatgaaaaagtgaatatttatttatgacttttacatgaatatcatatgagatgaatgattgagaaatggaaatgttgttgaaaaatattgagattttgtagatggaatggagtttgggattgattgaaaaatttagaagtgtttttcataggttccgaagaactgttttctctatttttagtcggtactttgtcagattttctataaaaattgcagaacctcaaataaatttatgatttcaataaatgactgaaatgaattatatttcgcaaaTTGTACTtcgtaactatgaaaaaaataaattaggaagaatgaaaatgattgaattaaaatagggtgttccggtacactgtgtggcatatcttgctcggctacactgtagacgggaaaggggtgtcacatttagtggtattagagcacggtttaggcgtttctgggtctaaatagagtccataccatgcattgcatttgtaagaggcgaggtgacactaatgcagatctgtttgtctttgttagtttgaataggatatggaccctacatcacagagggcagttgagggggaagtggagagtcatgctccacctgcagtagctaagactgggggtaggggagaacctgctccaccagctctagcagagcctgctcagcctccacaggccatgttccagcaaatggctgaattttttaggcaaatggctggggtaatgccaccaccactaccacctctacagcagaaatcacatttaaaaagattaagaaaatttggagcagtggacttctttggtaagagagaagatgattctgttgcagccgaaaactggttgaacagaataggaagggttttaaagcaactccactgcactccagagcaaaacctagaagctgctatatctctattgcaagatgatgcctaccaatggtgggatacagtgtttaGTGAAGTGCAGTCAgaattaataacttgggacttcttcctttcagaattgaagaagaagtatgtgggtagtgtatacctggaagaaagaaaaagagaattcattaacctgaggcagagacagctgatagtggcagagtatgaaaaggaatttatcagactgagcTGTTATGGATGGGAAATAGTCCTTAATGAAgtcgagaggtgtaaaagatttgaagagggattaaatgataacataaagatcatgatcattgccttgggaatcacagacttcaccaagttagtggaagctgcaataaaagttgaaaaggttagaataagtgagcagaccagaagagagagacagcagaagaggggcccgggtcagtctagctcatctcctgtaccagggaagaagtttaaaggtccacctgcacagagtttaggtcaaccacaaggtcagggtcagtcccaggggcctaggccacagttcacccctaggagaggtcagtccacaacatcagtgggtagctctccagggacagggttcaggggaccagcccctgcatcttctacatgtccgcattgcctgaagtggcataagggggagtgttggagagtgacaggtgcctgcttaaggtgtgggtcaacagaacatcagataaggaactgtccacacagaactgctacagctgctctaacacaagcagacagacctgctcctacacctcaaaggggtaggaaatctggtaaatctgagggagtgggaccatcatagagacctgcatctgagccagcagagaggcctgagggtagagcacctgccagagcctatgctataagagctcaggaggagcgagatgccccggatgtcatcaggggtacgttctccctttacaatacatctgtgcatgcattggtggattcaggatccactcattcat
The Hevea brasiliensis isolate MT/VB/25A 57/8 chromosome 15, ASM3005281v1, whole genome shotgun sequence genome window above contains:
- the LOC110669382 gene encoding uncharacterized protein LOC110669382 — translated: MDPLKYLLEVSVLVGKLAKWLILLSEFDIVYETRKTIKGRVVAEFLFENPVNEEEEVERAFLDESLKLLEVQPWKMYFDGAMNKREASIGVVLEEINREQLLMSKRLCFPATNNIAKYEACICGLEALIAVGAKKVEVFGDSMLVVSHVKGEGELKEEKLRPCLEYAKKLLFSFEEVTVKHMPRTQNQMADALAMLASLWEKSDQKLTQPVILMRSRIPCYEGLIIAHLDLKDEMKWYEDIKRYLEVREYPQSANNRDRATIRRLATQFTLAEGQLYKRFFEGLLLLCDKKVV